One Mycolicibacterium sarraceniae genomic window carries:
- a CDS encoding serine/threonine-protein kinase → MNSTALAAAAFGDTPGPWPLPAAHTPAQLWLRAVAAAGQGRYGSARADLADLRRRQPAGALAALSCSTEASLRRQLGGHREAAGWDGRALALAQPLGADPMALQACVDAVVGLAADALGVGRLALSGRLLEQAEQIMRRAEAPPKRLAIRLTWVSAELAMAAGRGADALTHARRGVELAEQALPGLRRHRVKSDVVLAAALCCAGSIESAREVADTALADTQTHGLVPLRWALACLLADIDSATLTSEQVAAIRDDCAGAITRRGGRWTRR, encoded by the coding sequence ATGAACTCCACCGCACTGGCCGCCGCCGCGTTCGGCGACACCCCGGGCCCTTGGCCGCTTCCCGCCGCGCACACACCCGCACAGCTCTGGCTGCGGGCCGTTGCCGCGGCCGGTCAGGGCCGGTACGGCAGTGCACGTGCCGACCTTGCCGATCTTCGTCGCCGCCAGCCTGCCGGTGCGCTGGCGGCATTGTCTTGCAGTACTGAGGCGTCGTTGCGGCGCCAGCTCGGTGGCCACCGTGAGGCAGCCGGCTGGGACGGCCGTGCGCTGGCACTGGCGCAGCCCCTCGGTGCTGACCCGATGGCGTTGCAGGCTTGCGTCGACGCCGTCGTCGGATTGGCGGCCGACGCTCTCGGCGTGGGCCGGCTTGCGCTGTCGGGACGGCTTCTCGAGCAGGCCGAGCAGATCATGCGCCGCGCGGAGGCGCCGCCGAAGCGATTGGCGATCCGGCTGACGTGGGTCAGCGCCGAGTTGGCGATGGCAGCCGGCCGCGGCGCGGACGCGCTGACCCACGCGCGGCGCGGGGTGGAGCTTGCCGAGCAGGCGTTGCCCGGTTTACGGCGCCATCGCGTCAAGAGCGATGTGGTGCTCGCCGCCGCGCTGTGCTGTGCGGGGTCGATCGAGAGTGCTCGGGAGGTCGCCGACACCGCGCTGGCCGACACGCAGACGCACGGCTTGGTTCCGCTGCGCTGGGCGCTGGCGTGTCTGCTGGCCGATATCGATAGCGCAACACTTACGTCTGAGCAGGTCGCGGCGATCCGGGACGATTGTGCTGGCGCTATCACACGGCGCGGCGGGCGGTGGACCCGCCGCTAA
- a CDS encoding WhiB family transcriptional regulator codes for MPQPQQLPGPNADIWDWQMRGLCRGVDSSVFFHPDGERGRARAQREMRAKEMCRSCPVITQCRSHALAVGEPYGIWGGLSEAERELLLKRGIRRTA; via the coding sequence ATGCCACAGCCGCAACAGCTACCCGGCCCGAACGCCGACATCTGGGATTGGCAGATGCGAGGCCTTTGCCGAGGTGTCGATTCTTCGGTGTTCTTTCACCCCGACGGGGAGCGCGGCCGCGCCCGCGCCCAGCGCGAGATGCGCGCCAAGGAAATGTGCCGGAGTTGCCCGGTGATCACACAATGCCGGTCGCATGCGTTGGCCGTCGGAGAGCCTTACGGTATCTGGGGTGGATTGAGCGAAGCCGAGCGCGAATTGTTGCTCAAGCGTGGAATCCGTCGCACCGCCTGA
- a CDS encoding glycoside hydrolase, translating into MLVVNVFAGTRGRWLATAASVAVATAMFYAQSNETRGPVAAPVVSPAGQASAVPDAPRIAAPTEAELLAASAPVGSGDFQLALPRGIAPEQGLQIHTIWAARAISVMFLEIKTIGGYRQDPLPWHPNGLAIDVMIPDYHTPEGIELGNQIAGFALANAKRWGVLHVIWRQGFYPGIGAPSWTADYGNETANHYDHVHIATDGGGYPTGRETYFLGSMSSEPA; encoded by the coding sequence CTGCTCGTGGTCAATGTGTTCGCCGGCACCCGAGGTCGCTGGCTTGCAACAGCGGCGTCGGTCGCTGTTGCCACGGCCATGTTCTACGCGCAGAGCAACGAGACCCGGGGTCCTGTTGCCGCGCCAGTTGTTTCACCCGCGGGGCAGGCGTCTGCGGTGCCTGATGCCCCCCGCATCGCAGCGCCCACCGAAGCCGAACTGCTGGCCGCGAGCGCACCTGTCGGCAGTGGCGACTTCCAGCTCGCGCTGCCTCGTGGCATCGCACCCGAGCAGGGTTTGCAGATCCACACCATCTGGGCGGCGCGAGCCATCAGCGTGATGTTCCTCGAGATCAAGACCATCGGCGGCTACCGGCAAGACCCGTTGCCGTGGCATCCGAACGGGTTGGCGATCGACGTGATGATCCCGGACTACCACACTCCGGAGGGCATCGAGCTGGGCAACCAGATCGCCGGGTTCGCGCTGGCCAACGCGAAGCGATGGGGTGTGCTGCACGTGATCTGGCGGCAGGGCTTCTATCCCGGTATCGGCGCACCGAGTTGGACTGCGGACTACGGTAACGAAACCGCAAACCACTATGACCATGTGCACATCGCGACCGACGGTGGGGGATACCCGACCGGGCGCGAGACGTACTTCCTCGGGTCGATGAGCTCGGAACCGGCCTGA
- a CDS encoding aldo/keto reductase, with amino-acid sequence MKHVQLRDLDVARIGLGAMGMSFAFTGAGSDDAESIRTIHRAIDLGVTLIDTAEIYGPYINEELVGRALKGRRDDVVLATKFGMISHTGSGPGTLDSSPANVRIAVEGSLKRLDTDRIDLYYQHRVDPTTPIEDTIGALAELVTEGKIRHIGLSEAGVGTIRRANAVHPITALQSEYSLWTRDPEPETLPLLRELGIGFVPYSPLGKGFLTGAIRSIDQFDKSDFRATNPRFTGENFQRNLAIADEVATIATEVGATPAQVAIAWLLAKGDDIAPIPGTKRVTRLEENVGADAVELTAEQIAKLDNLTPASGEHHNEAQMEMIGR; translated from the coding sequence ATGAAGCATGTTCAGCTACGCGACCTCGACGTCGCCCGGATCGGCCTCGGCGCGATGGGGATGTCGTTCGCCTTCACCGGCGCCGGCAGTGACGACGCCGAGTCGATCCGCACCATTCACCGCGCGATCGATCTGGGGGTGACACTGATCGACACGGCCGAAATCTACGGCCCGTACATCAACGAAGAACTCGTCGGACGTGCGCTCAAGGGCCGGCGTGATGACGTCGTGCTGGCCACCAAGTTCGGCATGATCTCCCACACCGGGTCAGGTCCGGGCACCCTCGACAGCAGCCCGGCCAACGTCCGCATCGCCGTCGAAGGATCGCTGAAACGCCTCGACACTGACCGCATCGATCTGTACTACCAGCACCGGGTAGATCCGACCACACCCATCGAGGACACCATTGGTGCGCTCGCCGAGCTGGTGACCGAAGGCAAGATCCGCCACATCGGGCTCTCCGAGGCGGGCGTCGGAACCATTCGGCGCGCCAACGCCGTTCACCCCATCACCGCACTGCAGTCGGAGTACTCGCTGTGGACGCGTGACCCCGAGCCCGAGACGCTGCCGCTGCTGCGCGAACTCGGCATCGGATTCGTGCCCTACTCGCCGCTCGGCAAGGGGTTCCTGACGGGCGCGATCCGCTCGATCGACCAGTTCGACAAGAGCGACTTCCGCGCCACCAACCCGCGTTTCACCGGAGAGAACTTCCAGCGCAACCTGGCCATCGCCGATGAGGTGGCAACGATCGCCACCGAGGTCGGCGCCACGCCGGCACAGGTCGCCATCGCATGGCTGCTGGCCAAGGGTGACGACATCGCCCCCATCCCGGGCACCAAACGCGTCACCCGCCTTGAGGAGAACGTCGGAGCCGACGCCGTGGAGCTCACCGCCGAACAGATCGCCAAGCTCGACAACCTGACTCCGGCCTCGGGTGAGCACCACAACGAGGCGCAGATGGAGATGATCGGCCGCTGA
- a CDS encoding zinc-binding dehydrogenase: MRATVMYEAGDVRVENVPDPVLQRPTDAIVRVTSACICGSDLWPYASMPHQDGGRRMGHEFIGVIEDVGTEVTGFGRGDLVVAPFVWADNTCDFCQEGLQTSCRHGGGWGARDVDAGQGEAVRVPQAQGTLVKLPVAADSALMPSLLTLSDVFCTGHHGAVTARVRPGSSVTVIGDGAVGLCAVLAAKRLGAEQIILNGRHTDRTDLGRDFGATDVVAERGDEAVTKIRELTAGDGTQAVIECVGTEQSLVTALGAVRAGGAVSRLGVSQYRQVPMGFDTMMRNITLTGGAAPARAYIEELMPDILDGVVQPGRVFDRTIALDETPDGYRAMADRKALKVLIQP; encoded by the coding sequence ATGCGAGCAACCGTGATGTACGAAGCCGGCGACGTGCGCGTCGAGAATGTGCCCGACCCAGTCCTGCAGCGCCCCACTGACGCCATCGTGCGTGTCACGAGCGCCTGCATCTGCGGCAGCGACCTGTGGCCGTATGCGTCCATGCCGCACCAGGACGGCGGCCGCCGGATGGGCCACGAGTTCATCGGCGTCATCGAGGACGTCGGCACCGAGGTGACCGGCTTCGGTCGCGGTGACCTGGTTGTGGCTCCCTTCGTCTGGGCGGACAACACCTGCGATTTCTGCCAAGAAGGTCTGCAGACGTCCTGTCGCCACGGCGGTGGCTGGGGAGCGCGCGATGTCGATGCCGGGCAGGGCGAAGCCGTGCGAGTTCCTCAGGCCCAGGGCACACTGGTGAAGCTCCCCGTCGCTGCCGATTCGGCACTGATGCCGTCGCTGTTGACGTTGTCCGATGTGTTCTGTACCGGGCATCACGGCGCGGTGACCGCCCGTGTGCGCCCGGGATCCTCGGTGACCGTCATCGGTGACGGCGCGGTCGGGTTGTGCGCGGTGCTGGCCGCCAAGCGACTCGGTGCCGAGCAGATCATCCTCAATGGCCGCCACACCGACCGCACCGATCTGGGGCGGGATTTCGGCGCGACCGACGTGGTGGCCGAACGCGGCGACGAAGCCGTGACGAAGATTCGCGAACTCACCGCCGGGGACGGCACACAGGCGGTGATCGAATGCGTCGGGACCGAGCAGTCCTTGGTGACCGCTCTCGGCGCGGTACGGGCCGGCGGCGCGGTCAGCCGGCTCGGAGTTTCTCAATACCGCCAGGTCCCAATGGGATTCGACACGATGATGCGCAACATCACCCTGACCGGCGGAGCCGCACCCGCAAGGGCCTACATCGAGGAACTCATGCCCGACATCCTCGACGGCGTCGTACAACCCGGTCGGGTCTTCGATCGGACCATCGCACTCGATGAGACGCCCGACGGCTATCGCGCCATGGCCGACCGCAAAGCCCTGAAAGTCCTTATCCAGCCCTGA
- a CDS encoding CaiB/BaiF CoA transferase family protein, with protein sequence MAHTGPLSGIRILELSIALTGPYIGALFADQGADVVKVERPGIGDIMRWIGPSVNGLSAVFRVCNRGKQSIAVDVRTAAGRQIALELAAQADVVIQNFRPGVAQRLGLGYSDVVAINPDVVYLSLTGFGEVGPYRDRSAYDTVIQAYGGLASSQAGKSGEPIFLQQVVADKVTALYASQAVTAALLARANGRGGQHVHVSMVDAVVSFLWADAAGNEVLLDSDGSQPSSFTQGFRPFRFIDGWGVVTPISDSDFTGMCRALDAPGSDDPRLATADLRNQHRPLMGEVMQACYAGAEKLTVDEATARFEAEDVPFAMIVPPGELPNDPHAIEMGLFVDAEDAVVGRTRIPRHPALFDGTPAQLAGPAPALGEHTADVLNQLGRSDQESALRAAGIIAG encoded by the coding sequence ATGGCACACACTGGGCCGCTGAGCGGTATCCGCATTCTGGAACTGTCGATTGCGCTGACCGGACCCTATATCGGCGCCCTGTTCGCCGACCAGGGCGCCGATGTCGTGAAGGTGGAGCGCCCCGGTATCGGCGACATCATGCGGTGGATCGGCCCGAGCGTCAACGGGCTGAGTGCGGTCTTCCGGGTGTGCAATCGCGGCAAGCAGTCCATCGCCGTGGACGTGCGGACCGCCGCCGGCAGGCAGATCGCGCTCGAACTGGCAGCGCAGGCCGACGTCGTCATCCAGAACTTCCGCCCCGGTGTGGCGCAACGGCTCGGCCTCGGATACTCCGACGTCGTCGCGATCAACCCCGACGTCGTCTATCTGTCGCTGACGGGATTCGGTGAGGTGGGGCCCTACCGCGATCGGAGCGCCTACGACACCGTGATTCAGGCCTACGGTGGGTTGGCATCGAGTCAGGCTGGCAAGTCGGGCGAGCCGATCTTCCTGCAACAGGTGGTCGCCGATAAAGTCACGGCGCTCTATGCCAGCCAGGCCGTCACCGCCGCACTGTTGGCGCGCGCGAACGGACGCGGCGGCCAGCACGTGCATGTCTCGATGGTCGACGCGGTGGTGTCATTTCTGTGGGCGGACGCGGCCGGCAATGAGGTGCTGCTCGATTCGGACGGCTCGCAACCGTCGAGTTTCACCCAGGGCTTCAGGCCTTTCCGGTTCATCGATGGCTGGGGTGTGGTGACGCCGATCTCGGACTCCGATTTCACGGGGATGTGCCGCGCGCTGGATGCGCCCGGGTCTGATGATCCGCGACTGGCGACCGCGGACCTCCGCAATCAGCACCGGCCGTTGATGGGAGAGGTGATGCAGGCCTGTTACGCGGGCGCGGAGAAGCTCACGGTGGACGAGGCGACGGCGCGTTTCGAAGCCGAGGATGTGCCATTCGCCATGATCGTGCCGCCCGGTGAGTTGCCCAACGACCCACACGCCATCGAAATGGGGTTGTTCGTGGACGCCGAGGACGCGGTCGTGGGGCGCACCCGGATTCCGCGGCACCCGGCGTTGTTCGACGGTACGCCCGCTCAACTAGCCGGGCCCGCACCGGCTTTGGGTGAGCACACGGCCGATGTGCTGAATCAGTTGGGCCGGTCCGATCAGGAGAGCGCGCTGAGAGCAGCCGGCATCATCGCGGGATGA
- a CDS encoding amidohydrolase family protein produces MDPYAIISADTHAELPTEQYREYVDPEYRDDFEVYLEEKIAASQAGGFIDEEFAQTWFDEHGEGIAGGWDVAQRDKELDGDGVAGEVIFPDADAVTGVAGAPFGAGLGQSGDLDPGRAMAGARAHNRWLAELCSHSPERRAGVAVIPILADVDAAVAEIKRAADSGLRGGILIPVLWGDYPPYHDRRYDKVWAVCQDLQMPVHTHVGPAPSADYGQHLGIYTTEVRWWGARPLWFALWAGVFERFPTLRWGATECGAYWANDLLWLMDTRFLREHSAKKMSTLLEGDLTMPPSEYFDRNCFIGATTTERRELARRYEIGVPNLLWGNDYPHPEGTWPNTRKWLRHTFWDVPIDETRQILGLAAAEIYNFDLKALAPLVERIGPTPEDLGQDDAVSIPKWAAAREAGRHWLTEAEPLPELIEN; encoded by the coding sequence GTGGATCCGTACGCCATCATCTCCGCCGACACCCACGCCGAACTCCCAACCGAGCAATACCGGGAGTACGTCGACCCCGAGTACCGCGACGACTTTGAGGTCTACCTCGAGGAGAAGATCGCTGCGTCCCAAGCCGGCGGGTTCATCGACGAGGAGTTCGCGCAAACATGGTTCGACGAACATGGTGAGGGCATCGCCGGCGGATGGGATGTCGCACAACGGGATAAGGAGCTCGACGGTGACGGCGTGGCCGGCGAGGTCATCTTCCCCGACGCCGACGCCGTGACCGGAGTCGCGGGAGCGCCCTTCGGGGCCGGCCTGGGACAATCGGGAGACCTGGACCCGGGCCGCGCGATGGCCGGAGCACGCGCGCACAACCGCTGGCTGGCTGAGCTGTGCAGTCACAGCCCCGAGCGCAGGGCCGGGGTTGCGGTGATCCCGATCCTGGCCGACGTCGATGCGGCCGTCGCCGAGATCAAGCGCGCCGCCGATTCCGGTCTGCGGGGCGGGATCCTAATCCCGGTGCTGTGGGGCGACTACCCGCCCTACCACGATCGTCGCTACGACAAGGTCTGGGCCGTCTGCCAAGACCTCCAGATGCCGGTGCACACCCATGTCGGCCCGGCGCCGAGCGCGGACTACGGACAGCACCTGGGTATCTACACCACCGAGGTGCGGTGGTGGGGAGCGAGACCGCTGTGGTTCGCCTTATGGGCGGGCGTCTTCGAACGGTTCCCCACCCTGCGCTGGGGTGCTACTGAGTGCGGAGCATACTGGGCCAACGATCTGCTCTGGTTGATGGACACCCGCTTCCTGCGTGAGCATTCGGCCAAGAAGATGAGCACGTTGCTTGAGGGCGATCTGACGATGCCGCCTTCGGAGTACTTCGACCGGAACTGTTTCATCGGGGCCACCACGACCGAGCGTCGCGAACTGGCGCGGCGTTACGAGATCGGTGTTCCGAACCTGCTGTGGGGTAACGACTATCCGCACCCGGAGGGAACGTGGCCGAACACGCGCAAATGGCTGCGGCACACGTTCTGGGATGTCCCGATCGACGAGACCCGGCAGATCCTCGGACTGGCCGCGGCCGAGATCTACAACTTCGATCTCAAGGCGCTGGCGCCGCTGGTCGAACGGATCGGCCCGACGCCTGAGGACCTCGGCCAGGACGATGCGGTGAGCATCCCCAAGTGGGCGGCAGCCCGCGAGGCGGGGCGTCACTGGTTGACAGAAGCGGAGCCGCTGCCCGAGCTCATCGAGAACTGA
- a CDS encoding amidohydrolase family protein — protein MGRYTVISADCHAGADLLDYRDYLEPAFRDEFDSWAAAYVNPFADLADADAERNWDSDRRNADLDIEGVAGEVIYPNTIPPFFPSSSLAAVPPETARELELRCAGLRAHNRWLADFCSLSPQRRAGVGQVMLQDLDHAVDEVKQIAALGLRGGVLLPGIPPGAGIPQLYAEHWEPLWVACAEAGVVINHHGGNAGPSPLDGWGSSFAIWVYETHWFAHRALWHLIFSGAMDRHPDLTVVFTEQGAGWIPATLDSLDVAAARYAREGSAIARFAGPTAGSLSLKPSEFWNRQCYVGASFMRPVECAERHTIGIDRIMWGSDYPHLEGTGTFTREALRYTFSGVPPQEVAAMLGGNAAAVYGFDLAALQPLADSIGPTVAEVAEPLTAVPAGASSTVFEPDPIRTW, from the coding sequence ATGGGCCGCTACACGGTCATCTCGGCTGACTGCCACGCCGGCGCGGACCTGCTCGACTACCGCGACTATCTCGAGCCGGCCTTCCGAGACGAATTCGACAGCTGGGCAGCGGCATACGTCAACCCGTTCGCCGATCTCGCCGACGCTGACGCTGAGCGCAACTGGGACAGCGACCGGCGCAATGCCGATCTGGATATCGAGGGCGTTGCGGGAGAGGTGATCTACCCCAACACCATTCCACCGTTCTTTCCGTCCTCGAGCCTGGCGGCAGTGCCGCCGGAGACGGCCCGCGAACTGGAGCTGCGCTGCGCGGGCCTGCGGGCCCACAACCGCTGGCTGGCCGACTTCTGCTCGCTATCGCCACAGCGGCGTGCCGGGGTGGGTCAGGTCATGCTGCAAGATCTCGACCACGCCGTCGACGAGGTCAAGCAGATCGCCGCACTCGGTCTGCGCGGCGGTGTTCTGTTGCCCGGAATTCCGCCCGGAGCGGGCATTCCGCAGCTCTACGCAGAACACTGGGAGCCGCTGTGGGTGGCCTGCGCAGAGGCTGGCGTCGTGATCAACCACCACGGCGGCAATGCCGGGCCGAGCCCGCTCGACGGATGGGGTAGCTCGTTTGCGATCTGGGTGTACGAGACGCACTGGTTCGCGCACCGAGCGCTATGGCACCTGATCTTCAGCGGCGCGATGGATCGCCATCCGGACCTCACCGTGGTCTTCACCGAGCAGGGCGCCGGATGGATTCCGGCAACGCTGGATTCGCTCGACGTCGCGGCGGCCCGTTATGCGCGCGAGGGGTCGGCGATCGCCCGCTTCGCCGGGCCTACCGCAGGCTCGCTTAGCCTGAAGCCCAGCGAGTTCTGGAACCGGCAGTGCTATGTCGGCGCCAGCTTCATGCGGCCCGTCGAGTGCGCCGAGCGCCATACCATCGGTATCGACCGCATCATGTGGGGGAGCGACTACCCGCACCTGGAAGGTACAGGAACCTTTACCCGAGAAGCGTTGCGCTACACGTTCTCCGGTGTTCCACCTCAAGAAGTGGCGGCCATGCTCGGCGGAAACGCCGCGGCCGTCTACGGATTCGATCTCGCGGCGCTGCAACCGCTGGCCGACAGCATCGGCCCGACGGTGGCCGAGGTCGCCGAGCCACTGACCGCGGTACCGGCCGGCGCGAGCAGCACGGTCTTCGAGCCTGATCCGATTAGAACCTGGTAA
- a CDS encoding acetoacetate decarboxylase family protein, which produces MNANVVRYGPRPPEARVDHEIDATKAPIATEAVTVTYRTDPEIVAAVLPKPLQPAAEPLVRIQLQRVQIEGRPAFGSAVFSVRARHGDVHGDYPLFMPQSTEQSVTGGRETFGEPKKLAEISVDRDGDGVSASVTRLGYPLIKVTGRISGPAELPPDQMNTEFYFKFLRAPEGGGITDPHLVYGEYHRHYELLEDIDGTVELGESSLDPVADIVVREIRSITWCRRRTVQVGRIVEPVPQEWLLPYVHQRYDDVALLAAPWPEPTRV; this is translated from the coding sequence ATGAACGCCAACGTAGTTCGTTACGGACCTCGCCCGCCGGAGGCGCGGGTCGACCATGAGATCGACGCCACCAAGGCACCGATCGCCACCGAAGCCGTTACGGTCACCTACCGCACCGATCCGGAGATCGTCGCGGCGGTCCTGCCCAAGCCGCTGCAGCCGGCGGCCGAACCGCTGGTGCGGATTCAGCTTCAGCGTGTCCAGATCGAGGGGCGCCCGGCATTCGGCTCGGCGGTGTTCTCGGTGAGAGCCCGGCACGGCGACGTTCACGGTGACTACCCGTTGTTCATGCCGCAATCCACCGAACAGTCGGTGACCGGCGGGCGCGAAACATTCGGCGAACCAAAGAAACTCGCCGAGATCTCCGTCGATCGCGATGGCGACGGCGTCAGCGCCAGCGTCACTCGGCTGGGGTATCCCTTGATCAAGGTGACCGGCCGCATCAGCGGGCCGGCCGAGTTGCCGCCCGACCAGATGAACACCGAGTTCTATTTCAAGTTCCTGCGGGCGCCCGAAGGCGGCGGCATCACCGACCCGCACCTCGTCTACGGCGAATACCACCGGCATTACGAGCTACTGGAGGACATCGACGGCACGGTCGAGTTAGGGGAGTCGTCCTTGGATCCGGTCGCCGACATCGTTGTCCGCGAGATCAGGTCGATCACCTGGTGTCGTCGGCGCACCGTCCAGGTGGGGCGCATCGTCGAGCCGGTGCCACAGGAATGGCTTTTGCCTTACGTGCACCAGCGCTACGACGATGTGGCCCTGCTCGCCGCTCCATGGCCCGAGCCGACCCGGGTGTAG
- a CDS encoding SDR family NAD(P)-dependent oxidoreductase produces the protein MKDLRGNVAVVTGGAGGIGRAMGTRFGQEGMKVVLADVLAEPLAEATQALTDEGIEAIGVVTDVTDFGSVESLATQALDRFGAVHVVCNNAGTGAVSEGYMWEHDLADWHWGIDVNVLGVIHGIKAFVPILLEQGDGHVVNTCSGNGGFAPIARGAMGGPATAVYPMTKAAVLCLTESLYTHLEMTGTGVRAHALFPGGFLNTGIWESWRHRPDQYAATQERRTPVQTLAKVVDRFESAGVQLEFTPLETVADQVVEGIRADNFWMMGPPAPSDQVVSAKAASILSRGEPDYLVDVLGKNAGNASENEGEK, from the coding sequence ATGAAGGACCTTCGAGGCAACGTGGCCGTCGTGACCGGGGGAGCCGGCGGGATCGGTCGTGCCATGGGCACGCGCTTCGGCCAGGAGGGCATGAAGGTGGTGCTCGCCGACGTCCTCGCCGAACCGCTTGCCGAAGCGACCCAGGCGCTGACGGACGAGGGCATCGAGGCAATCGGCGTGGTCACCGACGTCACCGATTTCGGCTCCGTGGAGTCGCTCGCCACGCAGGCGCTGGACCGATTCGGCGCGGTGCACGTGGTGTGCAACAACGCCGGCACCGGCGCGGTCTCCGAGGGCTACATGTGGGAACACGACCTCGCCGACTGGCACTGGGGGATCGACGTCAACGTGCTCGGCGTCATCCACGGCATCAAGGCGTTCGTGCCCATCCTGCTCGAACAGGGTGACGGACACGTGGTCAACACCTGTTCGGGCAACGGCGGTTTCGCGCCGATCGCCAGGGGCGCGATGGGCGGGCCGGCGACGGCCGTCTATCCGATGACGAAGGCCGCCGTGCTGTGCCTGACCGAGAGCCTCTACACACACCTGGAGATGACCGGGACCGGGGTGCGGGCCCACGCCCTGTTCCCGGGCGGCTTCTTGAACACCGGCATCTGGGAGTCGTGGCGGCACCGGCCGGATCAGTACGCCGCGACGCAGGAGCGGCGCACCCCCGTCCAAACCCTGGCCAAGGTGGTGGACCGCTTCGAATCTGCCGGTGTGCAGCTCGAATTCACACCGTTGGAGACCGTGGCCGACCAAGTCGTCGAAGGAATTCGGGCGGATAACTTCTGGATGATGGGCCCGCCCGCGCCGTCGGATCAGGTCGTCAGCGCCAAGGCGGCCTCGATCCTGTCTCGCGGTGAGCCGGACTATTTGGTCGACGTGCTCGGCAAAAACGCCGGGAACGCGTCGGAAAACGAAGGAGAAAAGTGA
- a CDS encoding IclR family transcriptional regulator, with protein sequence MAPRPSPQTERVVNLFEHLTVDGTRGITLAEVSRHLGVHKASCHSMLSELLRAGWLLRDPIRKTYHLGPALVRLGRKAAGRYPALVLARSAMAELSGATGTHCVAFSVDEDFSTVVDQVRSSHGGGHPMPIGTQIPHRPPYGASTVAWRGPEVRERWLSALPDDVRDRYREAIANATERGYAVGLHILPDLRLQELALVVRSAEVRSTRLSQLAQALTDELIHQEEWFPASLAPGDTYTVSHIDSPILGPDSRISLMLSLVPSAEPMSGADVTRLGEQLAAATRRLSVALTDDR encoded by the coding sequence ATGGCTCCGCGTCCGTCGCCCCAGACCGAACGGGTGGTGAACCTGTTCGAACATCTGACTGTCGATGGGACCCGTGGGATCACGTTGGCCGAGGTGTCGCGCCATTTGGGTGTGCACAAAGCGAGCTGTCATTCGATGCTGTCGGAGCTCCTGAGAGCCGGTTGGCTGCTGCGCGACCCGATTCGCAAGACGTACCACCTCGGCCCCGCGCTGGTGCGCCTCGGGCGAAAAGCGGCCGGCCGTTACCCCGCACTGGTGTTGGCGCGTTCGGCGATGGCCGAACTGTCGGGCGCGACGGGCACCCATTGCGTGGCGTTCTCGGTGGACGAGGACTTTTCGACGGTCGTCGATCAGGTCCGCAGCAGCCACGGCGGCGGTCACCCGATGCCGATCGGCACCCAGATTCCGCACCGGCCGCCGTATGGGGCGTCGACCGTCGCGTGGCGAGGGCCCGAGGTCCGGGAGCGCTGGCTGTCCGCGCTTCCCGACGACGTGCGCGATCGCTATCGCGAGGCGATCGCCAATGCCACCGAGCGCGGGTACGCGGTGGGCCTGCACATCCTGCCTGATCTGCGACTGCAGGAACTGGCGCTCGTGGTGCGCAGTGCCGAGGTGCGTTCCACCCGGCTGAGCCAACTGGCCCAGGCGCTGACCGACGAACTGATCCATCAGGAGGAATGGTTCCCCGCGAGTCTCGCGCCCGGCGACACCTACACGGTGAGCCACATCGACTCCCCGATCCTGGGACCGGATTCGCGGATCTCGCTGATGCTGAGCCTGGTGCCCAGCGCCGAGCCGATGAGCGGTGCCGACGTCACCCGGCTGGGTGAGCAGCTTGCGGCGGCGACCCGGCGGTTGAGTGTCGCGTTGACCGACGACAGGTAA